A region of Paenibacillus sp. 37 DNA encodes the following proteins:
- a CDS encoding ABC transporter permease — MSNIMPLIRNETIKMVKKKRLYIIFIVLAVLVPMFTYAQMKSAENNRDKFGGDWRLELQQAITDNQNSLGSDRVPEEYKKYRTVYIQQMQYYLENDINPKEPGGVTFTREFMNNAVGLFIPLLIMAIASDLVSGERTTGTIKMLLTRPVRRWKVLLSKLITLIMFVSIIVVSAYIICYVISGAVFGYKGFNMPIFTGFKVVGTDVDMSAVHAVDQWLYMLMQAGLIWFVSVIVAMLAFMVSVLVRSTAASIVIMMAALIAGTILTSMAASWQTAKYLFMVNLELPNYLSGGLPPIEGMNLGFSLIVLSVWGIASLIVSFLVFTKRDILN; from the coding sequence TTGAGTAATATCATGCCGCTGATCCGCAATGAAACGATTAAGATGGTGAAGAAAAAACGGCTTTATATTATATTTATTGTACTTGCGGTCCTCGTACCGATGTTTACGTATGCCCAGATGAAATCTGCGGAGAATAATCGCGACAAGTTTGGCGGCGATTGGCGTCTTGAACTGCAACAGGCCATCACAGACAACCAAAATTCGCTCGGTAGCGATCGGGTACCTGAAGAGTACAAAAAATATAGAACAGTATATATCCAGCAGATGCAGTATTATCTTGAGAATGACATCAATCCCAAAGAACCGGGTGGTGTTACCTTTACGCGGGAGTTCATGAACAACGCGGTTGGATTGTTTATTCCACTGTTAATCATGGCTATTGCTTCAGATCTTGTTTCTGGTGAACGTACGACAGGGACGATTAAAATGCTTTTAACGCGTCCGGTTAGACGCTGGAAAGTGCTTTTGAGTAAATTAATTACGCTGATTATGTTTGTTTCGATCATCGTGGTATCCGCCTACATTATATGTTATGTCATATCGGGTGCGGTTTTTGGTTATAAAGGCTTTAACATGCCAATCTTCACAGGATTCAAAGTTGTGGGAACAGATGTCGATATGTCGGCAGTGCATGCTGTAGACCAGTGGTTGTATATGCTTATGCAGGCAGGACTGATCTGGTTTGTGAGTGTAATTGTGGCTATGCTTGCATTTATGGTATCCGTGCTTGTGCGCAGTACTGCTGCAAGTATCGTTATCATGATGGCCGCGCTGATTGCAGGAACAATCTTGACCAGTATGGCAGCATCTTGGCAGACAGCGAAGTATCTGTTCATGGTTAACCTCGAACTTCCGAATTATTTGTCTGGCGGGTTACCTCCAATCGAGGGTATGAATTTAGGTTTTTCCCTTATTGTGCTTAGTGTTTGGGGCATTGCTTCACTCATTGTGTCATTCCTTGTCTTTACGAAACGGGATATCTTGAATTAA
- a CDS encoding CAP domain-containing protein — translation MKKKWMKTVVTSSLTAVLAVGVMLPASASAADSTYKTITTYKITSTDSLKAYIEKWLKENGYNVSEGQIVDKPATQPDQTTKPAEPTTKPTQPTTKPAEPTTKPEQPTKPTQPVQEKPETTPAKDPSNTGNTGNTGNNTSNNGSESTQSDFATQVVKLVNAERAKAGLNALTSDALLDKVAVAKVKDMSNNNYFDHQSPTYGSPFDMMKQFGVTYSYAGENIAKGQKTPQEVVTAWMNSAGHRANILSKNFTHIGVGFYNGYWAQEFIGK, via the coding sequence TTGAAAAAGAAATGGATGAAAACTGTCGTAACGAGTAGTCTGACAGCCGTACTGGCCGTAGGGGTAATGCTTCCTGCTTCCGCGTCTGCTGCAGATTCAACATATAAGACTATCACAACGTACAAAATTACAAGTACAGACAGCTTGAAAGCTTATATTGAGAAATGGCTCAAAGAAAATGGATATAACGTATCCGAGGGGCAAATTGTAGATAAGCCTGCTACGCAGCCTGATCAAACGACGAAACCTGCTGAGCCGACAACAAAACCAACTCAACCAACAACAAAACCTGCTGAGCCTACAACTAAGCCTGAGCAACCGACTAAACCAACACAACCAGTTCAAGAAAAACCGGAAACTACACCGGCTAAAGATCCTTCAAATACGGGAAACACAGGTAATACAGGTAACAATACAAGTAATAATGGTAGCGAAAGCACACAATCCGACTTTGCTACGCAAGTTGTAAAACTTGTGAACGCTGAGCGTGCCAAAGCAGGTCTGAACGCTCTGACTTCAGATGCTCTTCTGGACAAAGTAGCTGTAGCCAAAGTAAAAGATATGAGCAACAATAACTATTTTGATCACCAGTCACCTACGTATGGTTCTCCGTTTGATATGATGAAACAGTTCGGAGTAACTTACAGCTATGCAGGTGAGAACATTGCCAAAGGACAAAAAACACCTCAGGAAGTTGTAACAGCCTGGATGAATAGTGCAGGACACCGTGCCAATATCCTGAGCAAAAACTTTACGCATATCGGTGTAGGGTTCTACAACGGATACTGGGCTCAAGAGTTTATCGGTAAATAA
- a CDS encoding GDSL-type esterase/lipase family protein, with product MKKKKSLDSAPWIWRTVSTVSILATLLLLFGFGYAIKDVIFPEGDSALTTGQEATAPSKDKEGEPAVVENGKIRMAVIGDSLARGTGDDEGLGFVRRAGNLLKDKGYDVQVLNNLGVNGLRTDALLEKLDEQGVRYVLQQSNFILLSIGANDLFQGGQVLQGEDPPTAEQLAAALPETSKRLQEILKKVKEINPDAQIAYIGLYNPFGDVKELEKPGNAVVAAWNDAALAILNNEDKMTLVPTFDLFENHLGEYLSSDHFHPNGQGYEQIAVRIAQEFQTDTPAEGSGN from the coding sequence ATGAAAAAGAAAAAAAGCCTTGATTCAGCACCATGGATCTGGAGAACCGTCAGTACAGTATCCATCTTGGCAACCTTGTTGTTGTTATTTGGATTTGGATACGCTATAAAAGACGTGATTTTCCCTGAGGGAGATTCAGCGTTAACTACAGGCCAGGAGGCAACTGCTCCATCCAAGGATAAGGAAGGAGAACCCGCTGTAGTGGAAAATGGCAAGATTCGGATGGCCGTCATTGGCGATTCCCTGGCAAGAGGTACGGGGGATGATGAGGGACTCGGTTTTGTGAGACGTGCAGGGAACCTGCTTAAAGATAAAGGATATGACGTTCAGGTTCTTAACAATCTGGGTGTGAACGGTTTGAGAACGGATGCTTTATTGGAAAAACTCGATGAGCAAGGCGTACGTTATGTCCTACAGCAGTCCAATTTTATTTTGCTCTCGATTGGCGCGAATGATCTGTTCCAGGGAGGGCAAGTTCTACAGGGGGAAGATCCGCCAACAGCAGAGCAGCTGGCAGCGGCTTTACCGGAAACGTCCAAACGCCTTCAAGAGATATTGAAGAAAGTAAAAGAAATCAATCCCGATGCACAGATTGCGTACATAGGGTTGTACAATCCATTTGGCGATGTGAAGGAACTGGAGAAGCCGGGTAATGCAGTGGTTGCTGCATGGAACGACGCTGCACTGGCTATTTTGAACAACGAGGACAAGATGACACTGGTCCCTACATTTGATTTGTTTGAAAATCATCTGGGGGAGTATCTCTCGTCAGATCATTTCCATCCCAACGGACAAGGTTATGAGCAAATTGCAGTTCGGATTGCACAGGAATTCCAGACAGATACACCGGCAGAAGGGAGCGGAAATTAA
- the parE gene encoding DNA topoisomerase IV subunit B, whose translation MVEQIDMSAGSTGGGQGSSGYDADDIQVLEGLVAVRKRPGMYIGSTSTSGLHHLVWEIVDNAVDEHLAKFCSKIDITLHKDGSITVQDNGRGIPTGIHKTGIPTPQVVFTILHAGGKFGGSGYKKSGGLHGVGASVTNALSEWLEVEIFRDGKIHRQRFEYWKDKKGIEHVGEPVSGLEVLGNTNRTGTKVTFKPDIRVFQSGIQFNYDTLAERLQEIAFLNSGLRIVLKDERSGNQDEYMYEGGASQFVAFLNENKDVLHDVIHFYAEKDDIEVEVAIQYNAGYTETLASFVNSIPTRGGGTHETGFRAAYTRVMNDYARRTSMIKEKDKNLEGNDLREGMMAVISVKMSDVEFVGQTKDQLGSASARSAVDSVVSENIQRFLEENPQVAQTLIRKAVQASRAREAARKARDDMRTGKKRSESSNLNGKLTPAQSKDFTRNELFIVEGDSAGGSAKQGRDSKIQAILPLKGKPLNPEKSKLADILKNEEYRAITAAIGAGIGTEFAVEDSNYSKIIIMTDADTDGAHIQVLLLTFFYRYMKPLIDAGKIYIAQPPLYKLTRKSGKLASVRYAWTDEELANYMKEFGNNVELQRYKGLGEMNPDQLWETTMNPETRAMLKVQIVDAAKAERRVSTLMGDKVDPRKRWIVENVDFTEYEE comes from the coding sequence ATGGTCGAGCAAATCGATATGTCGGCAGGTTCGACAGGCGGAGGACAGGGGTCTTCAGGCTACGACGCGGACGACATTCAAGTACTTGAAGGGTTGGTGGCGGTACGGAAACGGCCGGGGATGTACATCGGCAGCACCAGCACTTCAGGTTTACATCATTTGGTATGGGAAATTGTCGACAACGCTGTCGACGAACATCTCGCCAAATTCTGCTCCAAAATCGATATCACGCTGCATAAGGACGGTTCTATTACGGTTCAGGATAACGGAAGGGGAATTCCGACAGGTATACATAAAACAGGGATTCCTACTCCCCAGGTCGTGTTTACGATTTTGCACGCAGGCGGAAAGTTCGGTGGATCAGGATACAAAAAATCAGGCGGTTTGCACGGTGTAGGTGCGTCAGTTACAAACGCATTGTCCGAGTGGCTTGAAGTCGAGATTTTCCGTGATGGCAAGATTCATCGTCAGCGATTCGAGTATTGGAAGGACAAAAAAGGGATTGAACATGTCGGTGAACCGGTCTCCGGTCTCGAAGTGTTGGGCAATACCAATCGGACAGGTACAAAAGTTACATTTAAACCGGATATTCGGGTGTTCCAGAGCGGTATTCAATTTAATTATGATACATTGGCAGAACGTCTTCAGGAGATTGCTTTTCTGAATTCGGGTCTGAGAATTGTGCTCAAGGACGAACGTTCGGGCAATCAGGATGAATACATGTATGAAGGCGGAGCAAGCCAGTTTGTTGCTTTTCTTAACGAAAATAAAGATGTGCTGCATGATGTTATTCACTTCTATGCGGAGAAGGATGACATTGAAGTCGAAGTGGCAATCCAGTATAACGCGGGTTATACGGAAACACTGGCTTCATTCGTGAACTCGATCCCTACTCGGGGCGGCGGTACTCATGAGACCGGATTCAGGGCTGCATATACCCGTGTAATGAATGATTACGCACGGCGTACCAGCATGATTAAGGAAAAAGACAAAAACCTCGAAGGTAATGACCTGCGTGAAGGTATGATGGCCGTCATCAGTGTCAAAATGTCAGATGTTGAGTTCGTAGGTCAGACGAAGGATCAGCTCGGCAGCGCTTCCGCTCGAAGTGCTGTGGATTCGGTCGTTTCCGAAAATATTCAAAGGTTTCTGGAAGAAAACCCGCAGGTAGCTCAAACGTTAATTCGCAAAGCGGTTCAAGCCTCCAGAGCCAGAGAAGCAGCACGCAAAGCACGTGATGATATGCGTACAGGCAAGAAACGCAGTGAGAGTTCCAACCTGAACGGCAAACTAACGCCGGCGCAATCAAAGGATTTTACCCGAAATGAGTTGTTTATTGTTGAAGGTGATTCCGCAGGTGGTTCTGCCAAACAGGGACGTGACTCGAAGATTCAGGCTATTCTGCCGCTCAAGGGAAAACCGCTCAATCCGGAAAAATCAAAGCTGGCCGACATTCTAAAAAATGAAGAATACCGTGCCATTACAGCGGCGATCGGGGCGGGCATAGGAACCGAATTTGCAGTTGAAGACAGCAATTATTCCAAAATTATCATTATGACCGATGCGGATACGGACGGCGCACATATTCAGGTGCTGCTGTTGACCTTCTTTTATCGTTATATGAAGCCTTTAATTGATGCAGGCAAAATATATATTGCTCAGCCGCCATTGTACAAACTTACTCGTAAGTCTGGTAAGCTTGCGAGTGTTCGATATGCATGGACGGATGAAGAACTGGCGAATTATATGAAGGAATTCGGTAATAATGTTGAGCTTCAACGTTATAAAGGTCTTGGTGAGATGAATCCGGATCAACTGTGGGAGACAACAATGAATCCGGAAACTCGTGCGATGCTGAAGGTACAGATTGTTGATGCAGCAAAAGCAGAACGTCGTGTATCTACGCTCATGGGTGATAAGGTTGATCCGCGGAAACGCTGGATTGTAGAGAACGTCGACTTTACAGAGTACGAAGAATAG
- a CDS encoding ABC transporter ATP-binding protein, with the protein MAEQQYDSVLSVQNLKKRIGRKWIIKDVTFDVKPGEIFGFLGPNGAGKTTTIRMLVDLIKPTEGKIKVCGYDVNRDPERALKYVGSIVENPEVYTYLTGWENLEHFARMQPGVDNERIQEVVDIVRLDQRIHDKVRTYSLGMRQRLGIAQALLGRPRLLILDEPTNGLDPKGIKELRVFIKQLASEGMAVFVSSHLLSEIQLLCDRVAIISAGRVLAVGGVSELIEDHSKLAIWHVSPLEQGKKMLQDAGIALVGRPADVMDDTIVAGLGPNAVVAEMHEDRIPDLVQQMVQAGIQVEGVQRIQPTLEQLFLKMTEGESIE; encoded by the coding sequence ATGGCAGAGCAGCAGTATGATTCCGTCCTATCGGTACAGAATCTGAAAAAGCGGATCGGACGCAAGTGGATTATTAAAGACGTTACATTTGACGTAAAACCTGGTGAAATCTTCGGATTTCTCGGTCCCAACGGTGCCGGAAAAACAACTACGATACGGATGCTGGTCGATCTGATCAAACCGACAGAAGGAAAAATTAAAGTCTGTGGTTATGATGTGAATCGAGACCCTGAGCGTGCTTTGAAGTATGTAGGCTCCATTGTTGAAAATCCGGAGGTATATACATATCTGACAGGGTGGGAGAACCTGGAGCATTTTGCCCGCATGCAACCAGGTGTGGACAATGAACGAATTCAGGAAGTTGTGGATATTGTGCGTCTGGATCAGCGGATTCACGATAAAGTCAGAACTTACTCATTGGGTATGCGTCAACGGCTTGGTATTGCACAAGCACTGCTTGGGCGACCGCGTCTGCTCATTCTGGATGAACCGACAAATGGTCTTGATCCAAAAGGCATTAAGGAACTTCGTGTCTTTATTAAGCAACTTGCCAGCGAAGGTATGGCTGTATTTGTCAGCAGTCACTTGTTAAGTGAGATTCAGCTTCTCTGTGACAGAGTAGCCATTATCAGTGCTGGGCGTGTGCTTGCCGTTGGAGGTGTAAGCGAACTGATTGAAGATCATTCCAAGTTGGCCATATGGCATGTTTCACCACTGGAGCAAGGCAAAAAGATGTTACAGGATGCAGGAATTGCTTTGGTAGGTCGACCTGCGGATGTGATGGATGATACCATTGTTGCGGGCCTTGGTCCGAACGCTGTGGTTGCCGAGATGCATGAAGATCGAATTCCTGATCTGGTGCAGCAGATGGTTCAAGCAGGTATTCAGGTTGAAGGGGTACAGCGGATCCAGCCTACGCTTGAACAACTATTCTTAAAAATGACAGAAGGTGAATCCATTGAGTAA